From Stegostoma tigrinum isolate sSteTig4 chromosome 4, sSteTig4.hap1, whole genome shotgun sequence, a single genomic window includes:
- the gpatch11 gene encoding G patch domain-containing protein 11 isoform X2, with product MITCRMCSSICRNGIVEPIPLQIKTGRAGIGHEAAQKRKAEEKVEHSKQMSQMKKRAEEFALNEYRLQVRKKKDQLQMEGDLRKSQVACQQLDLQKGIDVPQEAWYWLPTSIDDDDDDGKEEEEESSGRDYEMFRTIEEKLLILTSYLRRKYFYCVWCAISYQDEEDLSDNCPGDCAADHC from the exons GAAATGGAATTGTTGAACCTATTCCACTGCAGATTAAGACCG GACGTGCTGGAATTGGCCATGAGGCAGCACAGAAACGGAAAGCCGAGGAAAAGGTAGAACACAGCAAACAAATGTCACAAATGAAAAAACGAGCAGAAGAATTTGCCCTTAATGAATATAG GCTACAGGTCAGGAAAAAAAAGGATCAACTTCAAATGGAAGGAGACTTAAGGAAGAGTCAAGTTGCCTGTCAACAGCTGGATTTACAAAAG GGTATAGATGTTCCACAAGAAGCATGGTATTGGTTACCCACTTCCatcgatgatgatgatgatgatggaaaggaggaggaagaagaatcAAGTGGACGGGATTATGAAATGTTTCGCACA ATTGAGGAAAAACTGCTGATTTTGACCAGCTATCTCAGGAGAAAATACTTCTACTGTGTCTGGTGTGCAATTTCTTACCAAG ATGAGGAAGACCTATCTGATAACTGTCCTGGGGATTGTGCTGCTGACCACTGCTGA